A window of the Garra rufa chromosome 10, GarRuf1.0, whole genome shotgun sequence genome harbors these coding sequences:
- the LOC141343537 gene encoding uncharacterized protein: protein MSCDVKTEVIKEENEDDGGGTCYRCGRIFSSKLNLNEHMRIHNEPKQFKCTECGKSLSCKASLIDHMRVHTGEKPFACTECGKSFARKGCLMIHLRVHTGVKPYVCQHCGKTFRNLGALKIHSRVHIIEKPFKCTECERSFVCEKDLKGHLRVHTGERPFSCPHCEKRFTNKRSLCYHKKIHSADKTFLCSHCGKTFPSKNHLDSHMTMHSEDKPFKCDQCGKSFKWSNSLRVHKLLHSGEKPFECDQCDKRFVMVAQLKDHMKIHTKEKPFVCSVCGKSFSRRSYFKNHLKIHSVVKEHSCTDCGKGFSSAASLKAHCRIHTGEKPYKCSHCDESFRLPGALKIHERIHAGEKTLQSHPRGKRSRHFQTAAAHRNKHCPKLKSVQLEKQDLENSSINEC, encoded by the coding sequence ATGAGTTGCGACGTAAAGACAGAggttattaaagaggagaatgagGATGATGGTGGCGGCACATGCTATCGGTGTGGACGGATCTTCTCAAGTAAACTAAACCTCAAtgaacacatgagaattcacaatgaaCCCAAACAGTTCAAATGCACCGAGTGTGGAAAGAGCTTGTCATGTAAAGCGAGTCTCATCGACCACATGAGGGTTCACACCGGAGAAAAACCCTTCGCATGcactgagtgtggaaagagttttgcacGTAAAGGCTGCTTAATGATTCACCTCAGGGTTCACACTGGAGTCAAGCCATATGTGTGTCAACATTGTGGAAAAACCTTCAGAAATCTGGGAGCCCTTAAGATTCACTCAAGAGTTCACATTATCGAGAAGCCGTTCAAGTGCACTGAATGCGAAAGGAGTTTTGTTTGTGAAAAGGACTTGAAGGGTCacttgagagttcacactggagaacgGCCTTTCTCGTGTCCTCACTGTGAGAAGCGTTTCACGAATAAGCGCAGCCTTTGTTATCACAAAAAAATTCACTCTGCAGATAAAACATTCTTGTGCTCTCATTGTGGAAAAACATTCCCGTCCAAAAACCACCTTGATAGTCACATGACAATGCACTCTGAAGACAAGCCGTTCAAGTGTgatcagtgcggaaagagtttcaaatGGTCAAACAGTCTCAGAGTTCATAAACTCCTTCACTCCGGAGAAAAGCCGTTCGAGTGTGATCAGTGCGATAAGAGGTTTGTTATGGTAGCACagcttaaagaccacatgaaaatcCACACTAAAGAGAAGCCGTTCGTGTGTTCtgtttgtggaaagagtttttcacggCGGAGCTATTTTAAAAACCATCTGAAAATCCACTCTGTTGTGAAAGAGCATTCGTGCACGGATTGTGGTAAAGGCTTTAGTTCAGCCGCTTCGCTGAAAGCACACTgcaggattcacactggagagaaaccctacAAGTGTTCACATTGTGATGAGAGTTTCAGACTGCCTGGAGCCCTTAAAATCCATGAGAGAATTCATGCTGGAGAGAAAACATTGCAGTCCCATCCACGTGGCAAAAGATCCAGACATTTCCAAACTGCAGCGGCGCACAGAAACAAGCATTGCCCCAAATTAAAGTCAGTGCAACTGGAGAAGCAAGACCTTGAGAACTCAAGCATTAATGAGTGCTGA